One window of Triticum dicoccoides isolate Atlit2015 ecotype Zavitan chromosome 5A, WEW_v2.0, whole genome shotgun sequence genomic DNA carries:
- the LOC119298956 gene encoding subtilisin-like protease SBT3.9 — MLTESQARKIQKLPGVVSVKENTMVRMHTTRSWDFLGLSMGVDIKQEQQPNELLAAANHGDGMIIGVIDSGVWPESQSFADDGYGPPPSKWKGTCQTGANFSAHDCNRKLIGARWYAGADIDRRFLQGDFLSARDSHGHGTHTASTAGGNVVHNTSFFGLAAGTARGGAPRARIAVYKACWGTCSIASVLKGIDHAIHDGVDVLSLSLGSTDEMAALGTLGAVARGVPVIMAAGNDGPTEQTVQNSSPWLLTVAATTVDRSFLTVITLGDNRQFVAQSMYVADKGGDEFSQLLYYFNDRCDPDYINSTDIHGKVVFCYTPGPGSVSPPPKYADIAATVRRNGGKGFIFSQNNLDSLDLYAIKGPALPCVPLDFKTSYQIAVYCNRIGIPKIKISTTRTTSGSEIVAPRIASFSSRGPSPIYPGVLKPDIAAPGVYILAAAAQSGAYKSLGVSYVFDSGTSMACPHISGIVALLKSVHPDWSPAALKSALMTTAHTMDSNGVPIEANGNRAKIADPFDYGAGSVNPTKAADPGLIYDISASDYLEFFNCLQGFGPNNNCTPPDLNLPSIAIPGLKTSVMVVRTVTNVGQPNAVYKAFLEPPPGVKMAVEPAVLVFSNARRVQSFKVTFRATRRIQGSYTFGSLAWHDGGAHLVRIPIAVRVVIEELYSDAS, encoded by the exons ATGCTTACCGAATCACAAGCGAGAAAGATCCAGA AGTTGCCTGGAGTGGTGAGTGTGAAAGAGAACACAATGGTACGCATGCATACTACTCGGAGCTGGGATTTCCTTGGGCTGTCCATGGGCGTGGACATCAAGCAGGAGCAGCAGCCAAATGAGCTCCTTGCAGCAGCAAACCATGGAGATGGGATGATTATCGGTGTCATCGACTCAG GTGTTTGGCCTGAGTCACAGAGCTTCGCTGATGATGGCTATGGACCTCCCCCTTCAAAATGGAAGGGAACTTGCCAAACCGGTGCCAACTTCAGTGCCCACGATTGCAATCGAAAGCTCATCGGTGCGCGGTGGTATGCTGGCGCTGACATCGACAGGAGATTTCTCCAAGGTGACTTCCTGTCTGCCAGGGATTCTCATGGCCACGGCACCCACACAGCCTCCACAGCCGGTGGCAACGTCGTCCACAACACCAGCTTCTTCGGACTGGCTGCTGGAACGGCTCGTGGTGGCGCACCTCGCGCCCGGATAGCAGTGTACAAGGCTTGCTGGGGTACTTGCTCTATCGCGAGCGTTCTGAAAGGCATCGATCATGCTATCCATGACGGTGTTGACGTCCTATCACTCTCTCTCGGAAGCACGGACGAAATGGCAGCATTAGGAACGCTGGGTGCTGTGGCAAGAGGCGTCCCGGTCATCATGGCAGCTGGAAATGATGGACCTACGGAGCAAACGGTGCAGAATTCTTCACCATGGCTACTCACGGTTGCTGCAACCACGGTTGATCGATCATTCCTCACGGTTATCACCCTCGGGGATAACCGACAGTTTGTG GCACAATCCATGTATGTGGCTGATAAAGGTGGAGATGAGTTCTCTCAACTTCTGTATTACTTTAATGATAG GTGTGACCCGGACTACATAAACAGCACTGACATACACGGGAAGGTGGTATTCTGCTACACACCAGGACCAGGTAGTGTCTCTCCACCACCCAAGTATGCAGATATTGCAGCGACGGTGCGGAGAAATGGAGGGAAGGGGTTTATATTCTCACAGAATAATCTGGACTCTCTTGATCTATATGCAATTAAAGGACCAGCCCTTCCTTGCGTTCCTCTAGATTTCAAGACTAGCTATCAGATTGCTGTGTACTGCAA TCGCATTGGCATCCCAAAAATAAAGATATCAACAACCCGAACAACCAGCGGAAGTGAAATTGTTGCCCCAAGAATAGCATCTTTCTCATCAAGGGGACCTAGTCCTATCTATCCTGGGGTTCTCAAG CCTGATATCGCTGCACCTGGGGTGTACATTTTAGCCGCTGCAGCACAAAGTGGTGCTTACAAAAGTCTAGGTGTTTCCTATGTCTTTGATTCTGGAACATCCATGGCCTGCCCTCATATATCTGGGATAGTCGCTCTACTCAAATCCGTTCATCCTGACTGGTCCCCTGCCGCCCTAAAATCAGCACTAATGACAACCG CACATACCATGGACAGCAATGGGGTTCCAATAGAAGCAAATGGAAATCGTGCAAAGATCGCCGACCCATTTGATTACGGAGCAGGGTCTGTTAATccaaccaaggcagctgatccaggCCTGATATATGACATCAGTGCGTCAGATTACCTCGAGTTTTTCAACTGTCTACAAGGATTTGGTCCAAATAACAATTGCACACCACCTGACTTGAACCTCCCATCGATTGCCATTCCTGGCCTCAAGACATCCGTGATGGTTGTGCGCACTGTTACCAATGTTGGCCAGCCGAATGCGGTGTACAAGGCATTCTTGGAGCCTCCGCCTGGCGTCAAGATGGCTGTGGAGCCAGCAGTGCTGGTGTTCAGCAATGCAAGGAGGGTGCAGAGTTTCAAGGTGACTTTCAGGGCCACCCGAAGGATCCAGGGCAGCTACACCTTCGGTAGTTTGGCATGGCATGATGGAGGCGCCCACCTGGTTCGGATCCCGATTGCAGTTCGTGTGGTGATTGAAGAGCTCTACTCAGATGCCTCTTAA
- the LOC119297135 gene encoding BTB/POZ and MATH domain-containing protein 1-like: protein MDERRMVTSAIVAEEETRTHVIKIDRYSTIKELLKVGKYTTSIPFIAGDHNWVVRYFPNGNTYADNYAPGHVSVYLVLDSAGATDVKAKFTFSVLDKGGEPVPSYIKTVTPHIFPSKGSDWGFANFIKQKDLKGSVHLNSLRIRCDVTIVKIRSEETHTNQFVVVPPSNLHRQLGDLLKSKDGADVAFRVGGEIFSAHRSVLAARSPVFKAELFGTMRERAGDPIEIHDIEADVFKSLLHFIYTDSLPESTHQGATQEDVVTASHLLVAADRYDIERLKLTCEDKLCNHIDLNMVATSLALAEQHNCHGLKEACFGFLASPSNLEAMIGSDGYQHLKSSCPSTLKELIARLLPAELMAAKDIVRSI from the coding sequence ATGGATGAGCGACGGATGGTCACGTCCGCCATTGTAGCTGAAGAAGAAACAAGGACACATGTGATCAAGATAGATAGGTACTCAACAATCAAGGAGTTGCTCAAGGTTGGCAAGTATACAACATCTATCCCTTTCATTGCCGGAGATCATAACTGGGTTGTGAGGTATTTCCCAAACGGTAACACATACGCAGATAATTACGCACCTGGGCACGTATCTGTTTATCTGGTTCTTGATTCGGCTGGTGCCACAGATGTGAAGGCAAAATTCACCTTCAGTGTTCTTGACAAGGGTGGAGAACCAGTGCCTTCATACATCAAAACTGTGACACCACATATCTTCCCAAGCAAAGGTTCGGATTGGGGTTTTGCTAATTTTATCAAGCAGAAGGATTTGAAGGGATCAGTTCATCTAAACAGTCTCAGAATCAGGTGCGATGTCACTATTGTGAAGATCCGCAGCGAAGAGACGCATACAAATCAGTTTGTTGTGGTTCCTCCAAGCAACTTGCATCGCCAGCTTGGCGACCTCCTGAAAAGCAAGGATGGAGCAGACGTGGCCTTTCGAGTCGGCGGCGAGATATTCTCGGCTCATAGGTCCGTGCTCGCTGCTCGTTCACCGGTCTTCAAGGCGGAGCTCTTTGGCACCATGAGGGAGAGAGCTGGCGATCCGATAGAAATTCATGATATTGAAGCTGATGTGTTCAAGTCCTTGCTCCATTTCATCTACACGGACTCACTCCCTGAGAGCACTCATCAAGGTGCAACACAGGAAGATGTAGTGACAGCTAGCCATCTGCTTGTAGCGGCGGACAGGTACGACATCGAGAGGCTGAAGCTGACATGCGAGGATAAATTGTGCAATCATATTGACCTCAACATGGTTGCGACTAGTTTGGCTCTTGCCGAGCAGCATAACTGCCATGGACTCAAGGAGGCTTGCTTTGGGTTCCTTGCTTCTCCTTCAAATTTGGAGGCAATGATCGGAAGTGATGGTTACCAACATCTCAAAAGCAGTTGCCCGTCTACTCTCAAAGAGCTCATTGCTAGACTCTTGCCTGCTGAACTGATGGCAGCCAAGGATATTGTCAGGTCAATTTGA
- the LOC119296904 gene encoding BTB/POZ and MATH domain-containing protein 2-like: MAERRMVTSAIIAEEETRTHVIKIEGYSRTKEQLQAKNYTKSVPFKVGDHNWAVKYYPNGCTAHDYISVYLVLHSAGSKDVKAKFTFSLLDDGGEPVPSYTKTLAQHIFPSKGSDWGLPRFIEHKDLEGSVHLRGDSFRIRCDVTVMKICSKESHENQFVVVPPSNMHQQLRSLLESKDGADLAFQVDGEMISAHRSVLAARSSVFKAELFGTMREKAGDPIEIDDIEADVFKSLLHFIYTDSLPETTREDVVIASHLLVAADRYDIERLKLICEEKLCNHIDTKVVAASLALAVQHNCHGLKEACFEFLASPSNLEAMIASDGYQHLKSSCPSALKEFIARFLPVELIAAKDIIMSI, from the coding sequence atggctgagcGCCGGATGGTCACGTCCGCCATTATAGCTGAAGAAGAAACAAGGACACATGTGATCAAGATAGAGGGATACTCAAGAACCAAGGAGCAGCTCCAGGCCAAGAACTATACGAAATCTGTCCCTTTTAAGGTCGGAGATCACAACTGGGCTGTGAAGTATTACCCAAACGGTTGCACGGCACATGATTACATATCTGTTTATCTGGTTCTTCATTCGGCTGGTTCCAAGGATGTCAAGGCGAAATTCACCTTTAGTTTACTTGACGATGGTGGAGAACCAGTGCCTTCATACACCAAAACTCTCGCACAACATATCTTCCCAAGCAAGGGTTCAGACTGGGGTTTGCCTCGTTTTATCGAGCACAAGGATCTCGAGGGATCAGTGCATCTAAGAGGCGATAGTTTCAGAATCAGGTGCGATGTCACCGTCATGAAGATCTGTAGCAAAGAGTCACATGAGAATCAGTTTGTTGTGGTTCCTCCAAGCAACATGCATCAGCAGCTCCGTAGCCTCCTGGAAAGCAAGGATGGAGCAGACTTGGCCTTTCAAGTCGACGGCGAGATGATCTCGGCTCATAGATCTGTGCTTGCTGCTCGTTCATCTGTCTTCAAGGCAGAGCTCTTTGGTACCATGAGGGAGAAAGCTGGTGATCCGATCGAAATTGATGATATAGAAGCTGATGTGTTCAAATCCTTGCTCCATTTCATCTACACGGACTCACTCCCCGAGACAACTCGTGAAGATGTGGTGATAGCTAGCCATCTACTTGTAGCGGCGGACAGATACGACATCGAGAGGCTGAAGCTGATATGTGAGGAGAAGTTGTGCAATCACATTGACACAAAAGTTGTTGCCGCGAGTTTGGCTTTGGCCGTGCAGCATAACTGCCATGGACTCAAGGAGGCTTGCTTTGAGTTCCTTGCTTCTCCTTCCAATTTGGAGGCAATGATCGCAAGTGATGGCTACCAGCATCTCAAAAGCAGCTGCCCGTCTGCTCTCAAAGAGTTCATTGCTAGATTCTTGCCTGTTGAGCTGATAGCAGCCAAGGATATTATCATGTCAATTTGA